GGTGCCGCAAAAACTGATGGCACGTCGCGGTAGTTCGAACTAAGATGTCAAACGGTAGATGTCACATACAGGCACGCAACACCGGCGTTCGGCAAGCACGTTGACAAGCATGAGGCGAGAAATTGGTACACTACGAGGTTTACATGATTTTTAGGTTGTCAAAGATTATTAATctatttttaaaacaaaatagTCGAGAATTTTTCTAGCTTAATTGATGTAATCCCGAGAGTTATTGTGAAGTGTTGCTGGTTTTTTTGTTGCTAATTCTTTTCTCTTGAAATTATGTAAGTTGGTTCTAGATAACCGTCGGTCACTTGATAATCAATTTATAAGAAGAATAGCGTCGGATATTTGAAACGAACACTCCAGAAATGTTTGATATCCTATAGGTGTAGTAGTATAAGTCAAGCACAAAATATTTCTCATAGGTAAACTACTTAAGTaaacatatatatttattatttgttGTTTCACATCTATTACTTTCTGCATCCGTCTTTTATGATGATACAAATTCAATAGTTAGCAACACATATTTTGAAGCATCAATGAGTAATGCTCATTCTGTTTTTCTTGCTACAATTAAttatacatatttatgtaaGAACCTCCTTATAATTACCTAAAGATCTGTGAGATCTCCATGCAATCTTCATGAAGTAGAATTTCATATGCAAAGTTTAAAATATTTAGGTTTCTAATCATAGTGATTATGATGAAAAAAGAACTAATTGTAGTGAGTCTAGCCACGCTATTTGTGTGGACCATCTTGCTATTAGGTACAACTATTATATTCACTAATGTCATGGATTTTGTAGTCAACATGATTTTAATGTATTTTTTAGTGTCTAAAAATATATTAGTGTTATCTCAATGCGCTGATTGTAGGGGTCGCATAAATGCTTTAGACATGTATATTCTTTATCCTTAcaaaaattaattaattatgaAGTATTTTAAAAAACTGATAATATGTTAATAAATTTTTCCAAGATGTTGATTGGTTTATATTGTCATATTGTAAGTCCAAGAGCTTTTATGGAGAAatattttatctatgttataATCTGCATTTTTTTCTCAACAAGTGGTGCCATTGTATCAAGTTGCATTGTTTCGGATGAGCCTATGCATAATGTAATCAATTTAAACTTAAAGTTATGCTAAGATAATGAAAAACATAGTTTGATTTATCAACCTATTATTTTAATAAAACAATAGACCGTCAAATTTACTCTTGGTTCATAAAAATGCATTAACAATTTTAAGCCATAAGTTGGGTAAAAATATCGAGGTGATCCTATTCATGACGTCCATATGCAAAAGAGAAGGTGCTCTTTTTTGACCACATTTCCCGTCCTCTTTCAATGATAGGTTCAGTTCATTACATCCAAGAATAGTGTGCACAAAGATTGTGATCAATGCATATCAAGGAAGTTGGTTGGCTCATGGCGCAGGAAAGAAGATGGCGCATTGGTGTAGCTACCAGAGTGAAAACAATTGGTAGACATGAATTGGACACTCCTTATTACATCGGGCCGATTGGATTATTCTTTGAGTTAGGGACGGAGGAAGAAAAAGGTCCTATTGTTTCCGCAGCCATTCCCCTTGAACCAAAGGACTCGAGCCAGCCAAATGCCCACCTACGTACTAGTGTCAGACTCCATTGATGAATTGAATTAGTCGTGAATCATTACACTTAGCTGCTTGGCCGTGTTCGAAATGTCGAACCAGTGTCTTTAATAGGTGCTAAATTTGAGCACACTTGCTATTATATTATAACGTGAAACGTCAGCTTAAACAAATCTAAACGAGGAAATTAACAGGCACAGAGCGGCTATCTATCTGTTCTATTGACTCGGCCGCTGGCGCGCTTAACCGCGTGGTCAGGGATTACAGCTAAGTAACATTGTCGTCGCATCGCATGCAGGGGACATCTGGAATCTCAACACCGAGACCGATCTAGACATCAGGTCTACTCTAGTTTGATCTGCAGTCTACTCTAGTAGCTCTAGTTTGATCTAGCTAGGCATCATGCACACACGGCTTAGTACTAACACAAGCCGAATGTAATACTCCTAGATCAAATTTGAATATCAAATGCACAAATGGGTCGATATATCGATCGGTTGAGTTGTCACAACGGCAGGATACGTAGCACACCTGTCATGTCCCGTGGCCATAGACATTGTCAGATGGAAGCTCCGGTGATGCAACCATGATCCCATCTAATAAGAAACAGCCTGTTAAGTGTGGATCAGACACATAGAAAACTAGggttatactccctccgtcccaaatgacaatttattttgacttttctagatccATAATTTACTTTTGTTACTTTTGTTATGTATctggacataatatatatctaggtataTAACAAGCTATGTACTtgaaaaaaccaaaatgaattGTAATTTAGTACGGAGGGACTCTTCTTCCCTAGCTATCTAGGTCAGTCGCAATCGATCGATCGTCATGGGCTCCGATCCGGTGGCTGAGTTCCTTTCATCAGGTCCAAgctagagaagagaagagacgAGATGCCCTCGTGCATCATATTGTATTGTGCCCACTGGACCGGCCACCGGCAACACCGGGACATCCACAGCTGGCATGGTGCCTGCCAGCCGTACCCTAGAATCCCAAAACATCTCCCTCTTGCCCCAAAGTCTACTCTCTTGTTTCTTCAAACTGCTCCCATTTCCAATTGCCATCCTCGGATTTCGACTGTCCCTGTGGTTGCTTGTTTGGTTGCTGCGATGGAACCATGCACCTAACCAGGGTCCATACTTGAATTGCAGTTTACAAATTTCACATAAACCGATAGAAGACTCATCGATCGAATTCAGTTTTCAGTAGGAATACATGCAAATTCCCATGCTCCAAACAGACCTTTTCCAATCCAAGAATCGACACACGGTATCGGTCAGATTGAGATGCCTGATCTGTTTCTCGTCCGGACGTTGACCGTACGTACGTAGCTGAGTAGCATACGTGGCGGACATGCGGACATCCACGCGCACGTACAGCTTCAATCCGTTCCATGGCTGTAGTACAATCTGCATGCGTGTGCATGTGAGGCGTCCACTTCACAGAAGCTTCGTCGGTGAAGGAAGCTGGAGCTGCCTGCTTCCGTGCGCATGGCTTTTCAAACAGTGACCAGCGCCGCGACAACTCAACAGCTCCAGATAGCTACCTCGTCGTCTTCGTTCGTCTCCCTTCCCTTCCCGTCTCCCCCCTCGTTTATATATACACGCCGCACGCACACGCTTGCCTCGTCATCGAGCTCAATCCGTTCCATTATTGCGGCGCGATCACACTGCCAAATTGAAGAACCCAAGGCTAGCTAGCTGAACAACACGTACAGAGAGATAAGTAATGGCGCCGACGATGACCGTGCCGCTGAGCCCcggcaggccggcggcgaggtcgctgATGGGCGGCGGGCACGTGCGGTCGGCGAGCGTGCCGTGCCACACGCACCCGCTGCTCATGGACGTCGACGACCAACTCCTGGCGCTGCGCTCCTGGACCTCCAACCCCGGCCAGAACCCGCTCTCGCTGGCGCACGTCCGGGCGCTCCTCTGCGTGCTCGACGAGCTGCTCCACCTCCCGCTCGCCCAGGGCGCGCTCGTCGCGGCGGACAGCCTGCTCGATGGCTTCCTCGTCCTCGCCGACGCCTTCGGCACCTtcctcgccgcgctgctcgcGCTCCGGCAGCACGCCTCCGAGCTccacgccgccgtgcgccggcgCGACGCCGCCAAGCTCGcctccgcggcgcgcgcgcagaGGCAGGTCGGGAAGGAGCTCGAGCAGCtcgcggccgccgtggcgcgCGAGGCCGCGAGGTGCGCGCGGGCGAGCCTGGCGTCGTCGACCTACAGCGCGCCCGCCGAGCTCGAGGTCGCGAGGACCGTGGCCGAGGCCGTCAACGACACCgcggtggcgtcggcggccgtGTTCTCGGAggtcggcgccgtcgccgacgccgcggcggccctgGCGTCGCCGGCATCGTCTTCGCCCAAGAAGAGGCTGCCGCTGGTGAACGCTTCGTCCAGGAGCAGCAAGAGGCCGGCCAGCGAGGAG
Above is a genomic segment from Setaria viridis chromosome 4, Setaria_viridis_v4.0, whole genome shotgun sequence containing:
- the LOC117853721 gene encoding uncharacterized protein, with amino-acid sequence MAPTMTVPLSPGRPAARSLMGGGHVRSASVPCHTHPLLMDVDDQLLALRSWTSNPGQNPLSLAHVRALLCVLDELLHLPLAQGALVAADSLLDGFLVLADAFGTFLAALLALRQHASELHAAVRRRDAAKLASAARAQRQVGKELEQLAAAVAREAARCARASLASSTYSAPAELEVARTVAEAVNDTAVASAAVFSEVGAVADAAAALASPASSSPKKRLPLVNASSRSSKRPASEEQREAVALGKLLELEQCIGELESESEKVFRSLVQTRVSLLNIHTPTF